A single region of the Winslowiella toletana genome encodes:
- a CDS encoding YdbL family protein — MKKLLWLMLAGMLLSPSAWALSLDEARQQGRVGETLSGYIAPVKQDSATLALVERINQGREQQYQQLAQRNGMSTAQVARIAGEKLVQRAESGEYVRGINGMWLQKK; from the coding sequence ATGAAAAAGTTACTCTGGCTGATGCTGGCTGGCATGCTGTTATCTCCGTCGGCCTGGGCGCTGTCGCTGGATGAGGCGCGGCAACAGGGGCGGGTAGGCGAGACCCTGAGCGGCTATATTGCGCCGGTGAAGCAGGACAGCGCAACGCTGGCGCTGGTCGAGCGGATCAATCAGGGGCGTGAACAGCAGTATCAGCAGCTGGCGCAGCGCAATGGTATGTCCACCGCGCAGGTGGCGCGTATTGCCGGAGAAAAACTGGTACAGCGCGCCGAGTCAGGAGAGTATGTGCGCGGCATCAATGGAATGTGGCTGCAGAAAAAGTAG
- a CDS encoding YnbE family lipoprotein, producing MTLTTKLLVLSPAWVLLAGCVPRIEVAAPKEPITINMNVKIEHEIHIKVDKDVEALLKNQSDLF from the coding sequence ATGACACTGACAACTAAACTGCTGGTGCTGTCACCGGCGTGGGTACTGCTGGCGGGTTGCGTTCCACGCATTGAAGTCGCGGCACCCAAAGAGCCGATCACCATCAATATGAATGTGAAAATTGAACATGAGATTCATATTAAAGTGGATAAAGATGTGGAAGCTTTACTGAAAAATCAAAGCGATCTGTTCTGA
- the azoR gene encoding FMN-dependent NADH-azoreductase, which yields MSKVLVLKSSILAGYSQSGQLADFYVEQAKSAGDDVTVRDLAANPIPVLDGELVGALRPSEAPLTPRQQEALALSDELIAELQAHDTVVIAAPMYNFNIPTQLKNYFDLIARAGVTFRYTEAGPEGLVKNKRAVIISSRGGIHKDTPTDLLTPYVKLFLGFIGITDVNFVFAEGIAYGPEVATKASTEAKDAIKQIVAA from the coding sequence ATGAGCAAAGTATTAGTTCTTAAATCCAGTATTCTCGCCGGTTACTCACAATCAGGCCAGCTGGCTGACTTCTACGTTGAGCAAGCTAAATCAGCAGGTGACGACGTTACCGTCCGTGACTTAGCGGCAAACCCAATTCCGGTGCTGGATGGCGAGCTGGTGGGAGCACTGCGCCCTTCCGAAGCGCCACTGACTCCACGTCAGCAGGAAGCGCTGGCACTGTCTGACGAACTGATTGCTGAGCTGCAAGCACACGACACCGTGGTTATTGCGGCGCCAATGTACAATTTCAACATCCCAACTCAGCTTAAAAACTACTTCGACCTGATTGCCCGTGCCGGTGTGACGTTCCGTTATACCGAAGCAGGCCCGGAAGGCCTGGTGAAAAATAAGCGTGCGGTGATCATCTCCAGCCGTGGCGGCATTCATAAAGATACTCCTACCGACCTGCTGACCCCTTACGTCAAACTGTTCCTCGGCTTTATCGGCATCACCGACGTAAACTTTGTCTTTGCAGAAGGTATTGCTTACGGTCCGGAAGTGGCGACCAAAGCATCGACCGAAGCGAAAGATGCTATCAAGCAGATCGTTGCGGCTTAA